One window from the genome of Elaeis guineensis isolate ETL-2024a chromosome 5, EG11, whole genome shotgun sequence encodes:
- the LOC105046145 gene encoding transcription factor GAMYB isoform X1: MNRTTNDSDNIMVSKDQVDSPSNEGSSGGSLTGGGQVLKKGPWTSAEDAILVDYVKKHGEGNWNAVQKHSGLSRCGKSCRLRWANHLRPNLKKGAFTPEEEQLIIELHARMGNKWARMAAQLPGRTDNEIKNYWNTRIKRLQRAGLPLYPPNLSYQASSENQQSQTATEYGHGEKRPNELLQGNTSDLPDVMFESLNAHQGALSYAPPFPDISVSSMLTQGFGSQNYGFMNPMGNRMKRFRESETLLPVFDGSVSSALPTFQQFSDEPSEKIRRSFGLGYPYDPDPSSEIPTPFGGAVPGSHALSNGNFSASRPLGGTVKMELPSLQYSETDLSSWFACPSPPPEAIDSYIQSPPATASVQSECVSPRNSGLLDALLHEAQARKTQSSEKNSSSSVVAPGGMAESSGLPLCEAEWEEYNDPISPLGRPAASVFNECTPPVSGVSLDELQPSKEPSVPAGSDIMLEHVSASNMEGRDISACPDFLRPDALLGGSDWLENSQTAKEYSTLNDAIATLLGEDLCSEFKDVPAGASSTLSQGLGLDSCPWNNMPRACQMS; the protein is encoded by the exons ATGAATCGCACAACAAATGACAGTGACAATATAATGGTTTCAAAGGACCAGGTCGACTCACCATCAAATGAAGGTAGTAGTGGGGGATCGCTGACAGGAGGAGGCCAAGTTTTGAAGAAGGGACCATGGACGTCTGCGGAGGATGCTATTTTGGTAGATTATGTCAAGAAGCACGGTGAAGGGAATTGGAATGCTGTTCAGAAGCACTCAGGTCTGTCTCGATGTGGCAAAAGCTGTCGTCTGCGATGGGCCAACCATCTGAGACCAAATCTCAAGAAAGGTGCTTTCACACCAGAAGAGGAGCAGTTGATAATCGAACTGCATGCCAGGATGGGCAACAAATGGGCTCGGATGGCTGCACAA TTACCGGGACGGAcagataatgagataaaaaacTATTGGAACACCCGGATCAAGAGACTTCAGCGAGCTGGTTTACCCCTTTATCCTCCTAATCTGTCTTACCAAGCTTCAAGTGAGAATCAACAAAGCCAGACTGCCACTGAGTATGGCCATGGTGAAAAACGTCCCAATGAGCTCCTCCAGGGAAATACTTCTGATCTTCCTGATGTTATGTTTGAAAGCCTTAATGCCCATCAAGGGGCTTTGTCTTATGCACCACCATTTCCAGATATTTCAGTGAGCAGCATGCTGACTCAGGGCTTTGGATCCCAAAATTATGgcttcatgaacccaatggggaACCGCATGAAGCGGTTTCGAGAATCTGAGACCTTGCTTCCTGTCTTTGATGGTAGTGTCTCTAGCGCGCTTCCTACATTTCAGCAGTTTTCAGATGAGCCTTCTGAAAAGATCCGGCGGAGCTTTGGTTTAGGTTATCCCTATGATCCAGACCCCAGCAGCGAAATCCCGACACCCTTTGGTGGTGCAGTCCCTGGTAGCCATGCCCTTTCAAATGGCAATTTCTCTGCTTCCAGGCCCCTTGGTGGGACTGTGAAGATGGAGCTCCCTTCACTCCAATATTCAGAAACTGATCTTAGTAGCTGGTTTGCTTGCCCTTCTCCACCTCCTGAGGCAATTGATAGTTACATCCAGTCTCCTCCAGCAACTGCATCAGTGCAATCTGAATGTGTCTCACCGAGGAACAGCGGGCTATTGGATGCATTGCTTCACGAGGCACAGGCACGCAAGACTCAATCATCAGAGAAGAACTCAAGTTCTTCTGTAGTTGCACCTGGTGGCATGGCAGAAAGTTCAGGGCTTCCCCTTTGTGAGGCAGAATGGGAAGAATACAACGATCCAATTTCACCCTTGGGCCGGCCTGCTGCTTCTGTCTTCAATGAGTGCACCCCACCTGTTAGTGGTGTTTCACTGGATGAGCTTCAGCCTTCAAAAGAACCTTCTG TTCCTGCAGGTTCAGACATCATGCTTGAACATGTTTCGGCCTCAAATATGGAGGGGAGAGACATTTCAGCTTGTCCAGATTTCTTAAGGCCTGATGCTTTACTTGGAGGGTCAGATTGGCTTGAGAACTCCCAGACTGCCAAAGAGTATTCTACCTTGAATGATGCCATAGCAACACTTCTGGGTGAAGATCTCTGCAGCGAGTTCAAGGATGTGCCTGCTGGAGCATCATCCACACTCTCTCAAGGGTTGGGCCTTGACTCCTGTCCATGGAACAACATGCCTCGTGCATGTCAAATGTCTTAA
- the LOC105046145 gene encoding transcription factor GAMYB isoform X2 → MNRTTNDSDNIMVSKDQVDSPSNEGSSGGSLTGGGQVLKKGPWTSAEDAILVDYVKKHGEGNWNAVQKHSGLSRCGKSCRLRWANHLRPNLKKGAFTPEEEQLIIELHARMGNKWARMAAQLPGRTDNEIKNYWNTRIKRLQRAGLPLYPPNLSYQASSENQQSQTATEYGHGEKRPNELLQGNTSDLPDVMFESLNAHQGALSYAPPFPDISVSSMLTQGFGSQNYGFMNPMGNRMKRFRESETLLPVFDGSVSSALPTFQQFSDEPSEKIRRSFGLGYPYDPDPSSEIPTPFGGAVPGSHALSNGNFSASRPLGGTVKMELPSLQYSETDLSSWFACPSPPPEAIDSYIQSPPATASVQSECVSPRNSGLLDALLHEAQARKTQSSEKNSSSSVVAPGGMAESSGLPLCEAEWEEYNDPISPLGRPAASVFNECTPPVSGVSLDELQPSKEPSGSDIMLEHVSASNMEGRDISACPDFLRPDALLGGSDWLENSQTAKEYSTLNDAIATLLGEDLCSEFKDVPAGASSTLSQGLGLDSCPWNNMPRACQMS, encoded by the exons ATGAATCGCACAACAAATGACAGTGACAATATAATGGTTTCAAAGGACCAGGTCGACTCACCATCAAATGAAGGTAGTAGTGGGGGATCGCTGACAGGAGGAGGCCAAGTTTTGAAGAAGGGACCATGGACGTCTGCGGAGGATGCTATTTTGGTAGATTATGTCAAGAAGCACGGTGAAGGGAATTGGAATGCTGTTCAGAAGCACTCAGGTCTGTCTCGATGTGGCAAAAGCTGTCGTCTGCGATGGGCCAACCATCTGAGACCAAATCTCAAGAAAGGTGCTTTCACACCAGAAGAGGAGCAGTTGATAATCGAACTGCATGCCAGGATGGGCAACAAATGGGCTCGGATGGCTGCACAA TTACCGGGACGGAcagataatgagataaaaaacTATTGGAACACCCGGATCAAGAGACTTCAGCGAGCTGGTTTACCCCTTTATCCTCCTAATCTGTCTTACCAAGCTTCAAGTGAGAATCAACAAAGCCAGACTGCCACTGAGTATGGCCATGGTGAAAAACGTCCCAATGAGCTCCTCCAGGGAAATACTTCTGATCTTCCTGATGTTATGTTTGAAAGCCTTAATGCCCATCAAGGGGCTTTGTCTTATGCACCACCATTTCCAGATATTTCAGTGAGCAGCATGCTGACTCAGGGCTTTGGATCCCAAAATTATGgcttcatgaacccaatggggaACCGCATGAAGCGGTTTCGAGAATCTGAGACCTTGCTTCCTGTCTTTGATGGTAGTGTCTCTAGCGCGCTTCCTACATTTCAGCAGTTTTCAGATGAGCCTTCTGAAAAGATCCGGCGGAGCTTTGGTTTAGGTTATCCCTATGATCCAGACCCCAGCAGCGAAATCCCGACACCCTTTGGTGGTGCAGTCCCTGGTAGCCATGCCCTTTCAAATGGCAATTTCTCTGCTTCCAGGCCCCTTGGTGGGACTGTGAAGATGGAGCTCCCTTCACTCCAATATTCAGAAACTGATCTTAGTAGCTGGTTTGCTTGCCCTTCTCCACCTCCTGAGGCAATTGATAGTTACATCCAGTCTCCTCCAGCAACTGCATCAGTGCAATCTGAATGTGTCTCACCGAGGAACAGCGGGCTATTGGATGCATTGCTTCACGAGGCACAGGCACGCAAGACTCAATCATCAGAGAAGAACTCAAGTTCTTCTGTAGTTGCACCTGGTGGCATGGCAGAAAGTTCAGGGCTTCCCCTTTGTGAGGCAGAATGGGAAGAATACAACGATCCAATTTCACCCTTGGGCCGGCCTGCTGCTTCTGTCTTCAATGAGTGCACCCCACCTGTTAGTGGTGTTTCACTGGATGAGCTTCAGCCTTCAAAAGAACCTTCTG GTTCAGACATCATGCTTGAACATGTTTCGGCCTCAAATATGGAGGGGAGAGACATTTCAGCTTGTCCAGATTTCTTAAGGCCTGATGCTTTACTTGGAGGGTCAGATTGGCTTGAGAACTCCCAGACTGCCAAAGAGTATTCTACCTTGAATGATGCCATAGCAACACTTCTGGGTGAAGATCTCTGCAGCGAGTTCAAGGATGTGCCTGCTGGAGCATCATCCACACTCTCTCAAGGGTTGGGCCTTGACTCCTGTCCATGGAACAACATGCCTCGTGCATGTCAAATGTCTTAA